In one window of Nakamurella sp. PAMC28650 DNA:
- a CDS encoding ANTAR domain-containing response regulator, protein MTSPRRVLIAEDEALIRLDLAEMLAEEGFEVVGEAGDGEEAVALAIKLRPDLVILDVKMPKKDGIDAAAEIVAGQIAPVVMLTAFSQRDLIERARDAGAMAYLVKPFSPADLLPAIELAVARYAEMVALREEVSDVTARLETRKLIDRAKGLLMTNQKMTEPEAFRWIQRTAMDRRTSMQAVAQAVLDGLGAKA, encoded by the coding sequence ATGACCAGTCCGCGTCGCGTTCTCATTGCCGAGGACGAGGCCCTGATCAGGCTGGATCTCGCCGAGATGTTGGCGGAGGAAGGTTTCGAGGTCGTCGGCGAGGCCGGTGACGGGGAGGAAGCGGTCGCCCTCGCGATCAAGCTGAGGCCTGATCTGGTGATCCTCGACGTCAAGATGCCGAAGAAGGACGGCATCGACGCCGCCGCCGAGATCGTGGCCGGCCAGATCGCCCCCGTGGTGATGCTGACGGCCTTCTCGCAGCGAGATCTGATCGAGCGCGCCAGGGATGCCGGTGCTATGGCGTACCTGGTCAAACCGTTCTCACCCGCGGATCTGCTGCCGGCGATCGAACTCGCGGTGGCCCGTTACGCCGAGATGGTGGCCCTGCGGGAGGAGGTCTCCGATGTCACCGCGCGTCTGGAGACCAGAAAGCTCATCGACCGGGCCAAGGGCCTGCTGATGACGAATCAGAAGATGACCGAACCGGAGGCGTTCCGCTGGATCCAGCGGACGGCGATGGATCGGCGCACGTCCATGCAGGCGGTGGCGCAGGCCGTGCTGGACGGCCTGGGGGCCAAGGCCTGA